A region of Paenibacillus thiaminolyticus DNA encodes the following proteins:
- a CDS encoding cupin domain-containing protein, producing MQKSNLAQFQEYQDNKFTKRIIHKEAENVIFMLNFSPGAELPAHNHPGANVYILVVDGAGTVICDGTEMAVAAGDVLHITGDESFSYRNGPDTVSSLYVVLTKTPDERYAQNI from the coding sequence ATGCAAAAGAGTAATCTGGCCCAGTTTCAGGAATATCAAGATAATAAATTTACGAAGCGCATTATTCACAAGGAAGCGGAAAATGTCATTTTCATGTTGAATTTTAGTCCTGGAGCGGAGCTGCCGGCCCATAATCATCCGGGCGCCAACGTATATATTCTGGTTGTTGACGGGGCGGGCACCGTAATCTGCGATGGAACGGAAATGGCAGTAGCGGCAGGGGATGTCCTTCATATCACGGGCGATGAGAGCTTCTCTTATCGCAACGGCCCCGATACGGTGTCCAGCTTGTATGTCGTCTTGACGAAAACGCCCGACGAGCGCTACGCCCAAAATATTTGA